In the genome of [Mycoplasma] phocae, one region contains:
- the nusG gene encoding transcription termination/antitermination protein NusG — MENKDFKWYMISTVSGKEDNVVEALKNKIVAEQKEDLFHEIKIFKTPHLSNKELEKKSRGEEFTVRYINIYKGYIFLNMVMTDESWYLVRNTQYVTGLIGSSGKGAKPTPISERNFQKMIDVEINLNDKFARGDIETAFKEGTFVKIKDGIFKGEVGDIIKNNDRTQKAFVNIEQFGRKVPTEFSYEDLEVCG; from the coding sequence ATGGAAAACAAAGATTTTAAATGATATATGATTTCAACGGTATCGGGAAAAGAAGATAATGTCGTTGAAGCCTTAAAAAATAAAATTGTAGCTGAGCAAAAAGAAGATCTTTTTCATGAAATTAAAATTTTCAAGACGCCACATCTATCAAATAAGGAATTAGAAAAAAAATCGCGGGGTGAAGAATTTACCGTTCGTTATATTAATATATATAAAGGATATATCTTTTTAAATATGGTAATGACTGACGAATCGTGATATTTAGTTCGTAACACCCAATATGTGACTGGTCTAATCGGATCAAGTGGTAAAGGAGCAAAACCAACTCCAATTAGCGAACGTAATTTTCAAAAAATGATCGATGTGGAAATTAATTTAAATGATAAATTTGCCAGAGGTGATATCGAAACCGCTTTTAAAGAAGGAACTTTTGTAAAAATCAAAGACGGAATTTTTAAAGGTGAAGTTGGCGATATTATTAAAAATAATGATCGTACCCAAAAAGCTTTTGTTAATATCGAACAATTTGGTAGAAAAGTGCCAACTGAATTTTCATATGAAGATTTAGAAGTTTGTGGATAG
- the secE gene encoding preprotein translocase subunit SecE codes for MNEDLKAEKLKAKQLRKQKKELDRMQRKTNGIKHSTVKNWFKEIKRIIWPKSSKSWRWFGITIVFLVIMAIFCFLITLGFTGLWNVLGIKI; via the coding sequence ATGAATGAGGATCTTAAAGCTGAAAAATTAAAAGCAAAACAATTAAGGAAACAAAAAAAAGAACTTGATCGTATGCAGAGAAAAACAAATGGGATCAAACATTCCACGGTTAAAAATTGATTTAAGGAAATTAAACGAATTATTTGACCGAAAAGTTCAAAGTCATGACGCTGATTCGGAATCACTATTGTCTTTTTAGTAATTATGGCAATTTTTTGTTTTTTGATAACTTTAGGATTTACTGGATTATGAAATGTGCTAGGAATAAAAATTTAG
- the rpmG gene encoding 50S ribosomal protein L33 yields MKKTKKISLACQECLAKNYYVNKSNESRLEIKKFCKHCNSQTMHKEEK; encoded by the coding sequence ATGAAAAAAACAAAAAAAATTAGTTTAGCATGCCAAGAATGTTTAGCAAAAAATTACTATGTTAATAAAAGCAACGAATCAAGATTAGAAATTAAAAAATTCTGCAAACACTGTAATTCGCAAACAATGCATAAAGAGGAAAAATAA
- the thiI gene encoding tRNA uracil 4-sulfurtransferase ThiI gives MYSKILIRYGELTLKKNNRNDFINQLKQNLLWYINKEEIKMEFDRAFVEFSEKNLEALKNIFGISSYSPTYVCKSELEAIENIVKKIISEKNFSSFAIAARRHNKNFSLNSAEINMHFGGYVLKNTEDKTVDLKNPDLKINIEIRDDKTYVFTEVISSLGGMPVLSSGKVLHLISGGIDSPVASFLLQKRGLKAVFLNFITPPHTDKKTEDKIDEIMKLACRFQKDATLFQINYTKVMNYIGLTSNQKYKITLMRRSFYRIANKIAHKYNIKAISNGENLAQVASQTLESIYTISEVCDLPIFRPLLSFDKNETIKIAEKINTLGTSIEKACETCELFAPKNPVTKPNREEANFLEKELDMLEKLEDEVIEEMQIKRYSL, from the coding sequence ATGTATTCAAAAATTTTAATTCGATATGGAGAACTAACACTTAAAAAAAATAATCGGAATGACTTTATTAATCAACTAAAACAAAATTTATTGTGATACATAAATAAAGAAGAAATTAAAATGGAATTTGACCGAGCTTTTGTGGAGTTTAGTGAAAAAAATCTTGAAGCTTTAAAAAATATTTTTGGTATTTCTTCATATTCACCAACTTATGTGTGTAAAAGTGAACTTGAAGCTATTGAAAACATAGTTAAAAAAATTATTAGCGAAAAAAACTTCAGTTCTTTTGCAATCGCCGCTCGTCGCCACAACAAAAATTTTTCACTCAATTCGGCCGAAATTAATATGCATTTCGGAGGATATGTACTCAAAAACACTGAAGACAAAACTGTTGATTTAAAAAACCCTGATTTGAAAATTAATATTGAAATCCGAGATGATAAAACTTATGTTTTTACCGAAGTAATTTCATCTCTTGGAGGAATGCCAGTTCTTTCATCTGGAAAAGTACTACATTTAATCAGTGGTGGAATTGATTCACCAGTTGCTAGTTTTTTACTACAAAAAAGGGGACTTAAGGCAGTTTTTCTAAATTTTATAACTCCACCACACACTGATAAAAAAACCGAAGATAAAATTGATGAAATCATGAAATTAGCATGCCGTTTTCAAAAAGATGCTACTTTGTTTCAAATCAATTACACTAAGGTTATGAACTACATTGGTCTAACTAGCAACCAAAAATACAAAATTACTTTAATGCGCCGAAGTTTTTACCGAATTGCCAATAAAATTGCTCATAAATATAACATCAAAGCAATTTCTAATGGCGAAAATTTAGCACAAGTAGCATCACAAACCTTAGAATCAATTTACACAATTTCTGAAGTTTGCGATCTTCCCATTTTTCGCCCATTGCTTTCATTTGATAAAAACGAAACAATTAAAATCGCTGAAAAAATTAATACTTTAGGAACTTCAATTGAAAAGGCTTGCGAAACATGTGAATTATTTGCTCCAAAAAATCCAGTAACTAAACCTAACCGTGAAGAAGCTAATTTTCTAGAAAAAGAACTTGATATGTTAGAGAAATTAGAAGATGAAGTTATTGAAGAAATGCAAATTAAACGTTATAGTTTATAG
- the lysS gene encoding lysine--tRNA ligase: MERKFTEQEQIRRNKIESLEANNIKAFSPTIVPTTSSYEIIEKYENLSKEEIEAKKVNVIFNGRVIAQRGPFLVLQDRFSNMQIYVDKKILDNHSSETLKLLDLGDIISVKGYISKTNTNALVIKAQDVTLLTKSLKPLPDKYHGLVDPEEKRRHRYVDTIVNEESRKTFIMRTQIIKGIREYFDNLDYMEVDTPVLHPILGGAAAKPFVTYYNALNQNFYLRIATELPLKKCLVGGFERVYEIGRIFRNEGVDATHNPEFTSIEFYEAYSDMWGMMERTEGVFKHLTHKLGISKVTFNGMEIEFKYPFAKINMVDAVSEKIGVDVRKLSDKDALDLAKKHNVKCEKYFKLGHVINELFEKYIEETLIQPTFVYGHPIEISPLAFKDEKDPRFTQRAELFIGTKEFANMFTELNDPIDQLERFESQLTERESGNEEANEIDWDFINALEYGMPPAGGCGIGIDRLIMLLTQNDSIRDILLFPQLKDLKDSK; encoded by the coding sequence ATGGAAAGAAAATTTACGGAACAAGAACAAATTAGAAGAAATAAAATTGAAAGTCTTGAGGCTAACAACATTAAAGCTTTCAGTCCAACAATTGTTCCAACTACATCTTCATATGAAATTATTGAAAAATATGAAAATTTAAGCAAAGAAGAAATTGAAGCTAAGAAAGTTAATGTAATTTTTAATGGAAGAGTTATTGCTCAAAGAGGTCCGTTTCTAGTTTTACAAGATCGTTTTAGTAATATGCAAATTTATGTTGATAAAAAAATTCTAGATAATCATTCATCTGAAACCTTAAAACTTTTAGACCTTGGTGATATTATAAGTGTCAAAGGTTATATTTCAAAAACCAATACAAATGCTTTGGTTATTAAAGCTCAAGATGTTACTCTATTAACAAAATCTCTTAAACCACTACCAGATAAATATCATGGTTTAGTTGACCCCGAAGAGAAAAGACGCCACCGTTATGTTGACACTATTGTAAATGAAGAATCGAGAAAAACATTTATTATGCGAACACAAATTATTAAAGGTATTCGTGAATATTTTGATAATTTAGATTATATGGAAGTTGATACTCCAGTTTTACATCCAATCCTAGGTGGAGCAGCAGCAAAACCTTTCGTGACTTACTACAATGCCTTAAATCAAAACTTTTATTTAAGAATTGCAACAGAACTTCCTTTGAAAAAATGTTTAGTCGGTGGTTTTGAAAGAGTTTATGAAATTGGACGGATTTTTAGAAATGAAGGAGTAGATGCAACTCATAATCCTGAATTTACTTCAATTGAATTCTATGAAGCATACTCTGATATGTGAGGAATGATGGAAAGAACTGAAGGAGTGTTCAAACATTTAACTCATAAATTAGGAATCTCAAAAGTTACTTTTAACGGCATGGAAATTGAATTTAAATATCCATTTGCAAAAATCAATATGGTTGATGCTGTTTCAGAAAAAATTGGTGTCGATGTTCGAAAATTATCTGATAAAGATGCTCTTGATTTGGCAAAAAAACACAATGTCAAATGTGAAAAATATTTCAAATTAGGACACGTTATTAATGAATTATTTGAAAAATATATCGAAGAAACCCTTATTCAACCAACTTTTGTTTATGGACATCCAATTGAAATCTCACCATTAGCATTCAAAGATGAAAAAGATCCGCGTTTCACTCAGAGAGCAGAATTATTTATAGGTACAAAAGAATTTGCTAATATGTTCACTGAATTGAATGATCCAATTGACCAATTAGAGCGTTTTGAAAGTCAACTAACTGAACGTGAATCTGGTAATGAAGAAGCTAACGAAATTGATTGAGATTTCATCAATGCCTTAGAATATGGAATGCCACCAGCTGGTGGTTGTGGAATTGGAATTGACCGTTTAATTATGCTTCTAACCCAAAATGATTCAATTCGTGATATCTTACTTTTCCCTCAATTAAAAGATTTAAAGGATAGCAAATAG
- a CDS encoding YneF family protein, which translates to MPGWAIALLVILPIVGIIIGGVIGVIFTKKKFEKQIRENPPITEKMIRVMFQQMGRKASEAQIKQVMRSMRNAK; encoded by the coding sequence ATGCCAGGTTGAGCAATTGCACTACTAGTAATTTTACCGATTGTGGGAATTATTATTGGTGGAGTTATTGGAGTTATTTTCACTAAAAAGAAATTTGAAAAACAAATTCGTGAAAATCCACCAATAACTGAAAAAATGATTCGGGTAATGTTTCAGCAGATGGGAAGAAAAGCATCTGAAGCCCAAATTAAACAAGTAATGCGTTCGATGAGAAACGCAAAATAA
- a CDS encoding MSC_0882 family membrane protein, whose amino-acid sequence MNIEPMFTNDPSKNQDINTNNQRNDVISNSINETILAREKRTLDPEGIIPNGIYRVFRHEKNIKRLTIIIDFILALVSTIVILLFVFQPQIFNTKKVIPFTIPWGWYIVPSLLLATTFINFISESIELIGIVRSITAYRDSIISGSSSTPPFISILYRKLALKQVRRTWFVIAFIFYVGLFTLTLWGLKDKKIGFLDFQKWISNAFPRENGANIVVYSLCGIMIAILIIFILNTILRKKRMVDIESFFGNSGINYNEIADRKTSAHKFYAKLFFLSILVLLILPIVIYIILKKTVLKGK is encoded by the coding sequence ATGAATATAGAGCCGATGTTTACTAATGATCCAAGTAAAAACCAGGATATTAATACCAATAATCAAAGAAATGATGTAATTAGTAACTCAATTAATGAAACTATTTTGGCACGCGAAAAGCGCACTCTAGATCCTGAAGGAATCATTCCTAATGGAATTTATCGGGTATTTAGACATGAAAAAAATATTAAAAGATTAACTATTATTATTGATTTTATTTTAGCTTTAGTGTCAACAATTGTAATTTTATTATTTGTTTTTCAACCACAAATATTTAATACAAAAAAAGTTATACCATTTACTATTCCGTGGGGATGATACATTGTTCCGTCACTTCTCTTAGCCACAACTTTTATTAATTTTATTAGTGAATCTATTGAACTGATTGGAATTGTCAGGAGTATTACTGCCTATCGTGATAGTATTATTTCAGGCTCTTCAAGTACTCCACCTTTTATCTCTATTCTTTACAGAAAACTAGCTTTAAAACAAGTTCGTCGTACCTGATTTGTTATTGCATTTATTTTTTATGTTGGTCTTTTTACTTTAACACTATGAGGCCTTAAGGACAAAAAAATAGGATTTTTAGATTTCCAAAAATGAATTTCAAATGCCTTTCCCAGGGAAAATGGTGCAAACATTGTGGTTTACTCGCTTTGTGGTATAATGATTGCTATATTAATCATATTTATATTAAATACAATTTTGCGGAAAAAGAGAATGGTTGATATTGAATCATTTTTTGGTAATTCAGGCATTAACTATAATGAAATTGCCGATAGAAAAACTTCTGCGCATAAATTTTATGCCAAATTATTTTTCTTAAGTATTTTAGTTTTACTAATACTACCAATTGTGATTTATATCATTCTAAAGAAAACCGTTTTGAAAGGGAAATAA
- the lepA gene encoding translation elongation factor 4 encodes MDKKNIRNFAIIAHIDHGKSTLADRILEFTNTITAREARPQILDSMDLEQERGITIKLNAIQIKYKDYVFHLIDTPGHVDFTYEVSRSLAACEGALLLVDATQGIQAQTLANVYLAIENNLEIVPIINKVDLISADPDRVKKEIEDIIGIDASDAILISAKTGLNIDQVIDAIIKRIPAPKDADDDRPLQALIFDSYFDNYRGVVIYMRVFQGKIKVGDEILFIQTKKRYLVTELGVKNPNEVKKETLTAGEVGWISASIRDIKDVAVGDTVTLAKNPTNFPLPGYKKLKPVVYTGFYPVDTRDYNDLKDALEKISLSDSSIVWEPETSKALGFGFRIGFLGLLHMDVLQERLEREFNLDIIATAPSVEFVITLTNGDIQYITNPSFFPDKSTIKTIEEPYIRANIMLTEEYLGAIMELCQSKRGKFIDIEYLDDFRRKLIYELPLNETIFDFFDLLKSFSKGYASFDYDYIGLRESDLVKVDILLNGEKIDALAMIVHRDFAYNKSRDLAERLKEVVPRQNFEIPIQAAIGAKIIARETIKAYRKDVTAHLYGGDVTRRQKLLKKQKAGKKRMKQIGTVEVPQEAFLAILKTNVSKKE; translated from the coding sequence ATGGACAAAAAGAATATTAGAAACTTTGCAATTATAGCTCACATTGATCATGGAAAAAGCACACTAGCCGATCGAATTTTGGAATTTACCAATACTATTACAGCCCGTGAAGCTAGACCACAAATTTTAGATAGTATGGATTTAGAACAAGAGCGGGGAATTACTATTAAATTAAACGCTATTCAAATCAAATATAAAGATTATGTTTTTCATTTGATTGATACCCCAGGGCATGTCGATTTTACTTATGAGGTTAGCCGAAGTTTAGCTGCTTGTGAAGGGGCATTACTATTAGTTGATGCCACTCAAGGTATTCAAGCACAAACCCTAGCTAATGTGTATTTAGCAATTGAAAATAATTTAGAGATTGTACCAATTATCAATAAAGTTGATTTAATTAGTGCAGACCCTGATCGAGTAAAAAAAGAAATTGAAGATATTATTGGCATTGACGCTTCAGATGCTATTTTAATTTCAGCAAAAACTGGACTTAACATTGATCAAGTAATTGATGCTATTATCAAAAGAATTCCTGCACCAAAAGATGCTGATGATGATAGACCACTTCAAGCCTTAATATTTGATAGTTACTTTGATAATTATCGTGGAGTAGTTATCTACATGAGAGTATTTCAGGGAAAAATTAAGGTTGGAGATGAAATTTTATTTATCCAAACGAAAAAGCGTTATTTAGTAACGGAGTTAGGGGTTAAAAATCCTAATGAAGTTAAAAAAGAGACACTAACTGCTGGTGAAGTTGGTTGAATTTCAGCATCAATTCGTGACATTAAAGATGTTGCTGTGGGTGATACTGTAACTTTAGCAAAAAATCCTACTAATTTTCCACTGCCGGGATATAAGAAATTAAAACCAGTTGTTTATACGGGATTTTATCCTGTTGATACTCGTGATTATAATGACTTAAAAGATGCTCTGGAAAAAATTAGTTTATCAGATTCATCAATTGTTTGAGAACCTGAAACATCTAAGGCTTTAGGATTTGGTTTTCGAATCGGATTTTTAGGATTACTTCATATGGATGTTTTACAAGAAAGATTGGAAAGAGAATTTAATCTTGATATCATTGCCACTGCCCCATCAGTTGAATTTGTCATTACTTTAACAAATGGTGATATTCAGTATATTACTAATCCTTCATTCTTTCCTGATAAAAGCACTATCAAAACTATTGAAGAACCATACATTCGTGCTAATATCATGCTAACTGAAGAGTATTTAGGTGCAATTATGGAATTGTGTCAAAGCAAGCGTGGAAAATTTATTGATATTGAATATTTAGATGATTTTAGAAGAAAATTAATCTATGAACTTCCTCTGAATGAAACAATTTTTGATTTTTTTGATTTATTAAAAAGCTTTTCAAAAGGTTATGCTTCATTTGATTATGATTATATTGGGTTAAGAGAATCTGATTTAGTTAAGGTTGATATTTTATTAAATGGGGAAAAAATTGATGCTTTAGCAATGATAGTTCATCGGGACTTTGCTTATAATAAAAGTCGTGATTTAGCTGAAAGATTAAAAGAAGTAGTTCCTCGTCAAAATTTTGAAATTCCTATTCAAGCGGCAATTGGTGCTAAAATAATAGCGAGAGAAACAATTAAAGCATATCGAAAAGATGTTACTGCCCATTTATATGGCGGTGATGTCACAAGAAGACAAAAATTACTGAAAAAACAAAAAGCAGGTAAGAAAAGAATGAAACAAATTGGGACAGTAGAAGTTCCTCAAGAAGCATTCCTTGCAATCCTAAAAACAAACGTTTCAAAAAAGGAATAG
- a CDS encoding ABC transporter ATP-binding protein: protein MLSLDPFKKDKNFKEMSKLEKKSYLKKNRKIKAESFKNLLKYLNYRRGALFGIIITTLLSMICSTLVIFALGYITDKFLTYSFIHTNYDPLAFVIAIIVLVFLSILQQIFNYWSNALSVKAGLYTSIIMRNDAYKAIMRMPISFFDEINNGELMSIFSNDIENISNGLCANLNAILKTVFIVISSFIFMLYYSIYLTLIVLILFPLFLFVVFILMKKAVPQYQKTQKRIADVNGFIEENLAAHHLIKSFNQMDKINQEFAKRTKRLYNSSFHANVYSNVVYPYANIVTNLLQLVVVAIASLFSINGIGTGSNSLFSPGAIVSFILYIRIMSNEIARTFENVASIQISLVSATRVLNLVKIKPLIDEDKLNQIDSIKGNVEFKNVSFSYNNSLDNLQLKNASFKAKKGEVFAIVGPTGAGKTTIINLLSKFYIPTLGEILIDNFKSTEINEHSWREQISIVLQDTFLFKNTILENIRYGNLSATDEQIKNAAKISSAHDFIEQLELGYDTIVEEGGRNFSQGERQLLAITRAILADKNILILDEATSNVDTRTEKIIQNAMLELMKGKTSFVIAHRLSTIVNADQILVVNNGEIIERGNHEQLLNLHGFYEKLYKSSFSED from the coding sequence ATGCTTAGCCTAGACCCGTTTAAAAAAGATAAAAATTTTAAAGAAATGAGCAAATTAGAGAAAAAATCTTATTTGAAAAAAAATCGTAAAATTAAAGCAGAAAGTTTTAAAAATTTACTTAAATATTTAAACTATCGACGTGGTGCTTTGTTTGGTATTATAATCACAACATTACTGTCGATGATCTGTTCAACATTAGTTATTTTTGCTTTAGGATATATTACTGACAAATTTTTAACCTACAGTTTTATTCATACTAATTATGACCCACTAGCATTTGTAATTGCAATTATTGTTTTAGTTTTTTTAAGTATATTACAACAGATTTTTAACTACTGATCTAATGCCCTATCAGTCAAAGCTGGACTTTATACTTCCATCATTATGCGAAATGATGCTTATAAAGCAATCATGAGAATGCCAATTTCATTTTTTGATGAAATTAACAATGGCGAATTAATGTCAATTTTCTCGAATGACATTGAAAATATTTCTAATGGTTTATGTGCCAATTTAAATGCAATTTTAAAAACTGTTTTTATTGTTATTTCGTCATTTATATTTATGTTATATTATTCAATTTATTTAACCTTAATTGTTTTAATTCTATTTCCCTTGTTTTTATTTGTGGTATTTATTTTGATGAAAAAAGCTGTTCCACAATATCAAAAAACACAAAAAAGAATAGCTGATGTTAATGGTTTTATTGAAGAGAATTTAGCGGCACATCACTTAATAAAATCATTCAACCAAATGGATAAAATCAATCAAGAGTTTGCTAAAAGAACTAAAAGATTATACAATTCTTCATTTCATGCCAATGTTTATTCAAACGTAGTTTATCCATATGCTAATATTGTCACTAATTTATTACAACTAGTTGTTGTTGCCATTGCTTCTTTATTTTCGATAAACGGAATTGGAACTGGTTCTAATTCACTATTTAGTCCAGGGGCTATTGTTTCATTTATTTTATACATTAGAATTATGTCAAATGAAATTGCTAGAACTTTTGAAAATGTTGCTTCAATTCAAATATCACTTGTTTCAGCAACTAGAGTTTTAAATTTAGTAAAAATTAAACCATTAATTGATGAAGATAAACTTAATCAAATTGATAGCATTAAGGGTAATGTAGAATTTAAAAATGTTAGTTTTTCATATAATAATTCCCTTGATAATCTTCAATTAAAAAACGCTTCATTTAAAGCTAAAAAAGGTGAAGTGTTCGCAATTGTTGGACCAACAGGAGCTGGTAAAACCACAATTATAAACTTACTTAGCAAGTTTTATATTCCGACCTTAGGTGAAATTTTGATTGATAATTTCAAGTCAACTGAAATTAATGAACATAGTTGAAGAGAACAAATTTCAATTGTGTTGCAGGATACATTTTTATTTAAGAATACAATTTTGGAAAATATTAGATATGGTAATTTATCAGCAACTGATGAGCAAATTAAAAATGCTGCCAAAATTAGTAGTGCTCACGATTTTATTGAACAGCTTGAATTAGGATATGACACAATTGTTGAAGAGGGCGGAAGAAACTTTTCACAAGGTGAGCGACAATTACTTGCTATAACTCGGGCAATTTTGGCTGATAAAAATATTCTAATTCTAGACGAGGCGACATCAAATGTTGATACTAGAACAGAAAAAATTATTCAAAATGCTATGCTTGAATTAATGAAAGGTAAGACATCATTTGTAATTGCTCACCGGCTATCAACAATTGTAAATGCCGACCAGATTTTAGTTGTTAATAATGGTGAAATTATTGAAAGAGGAAACCACGAGCAATTACTCAATTTACATGGATTTTATGAAAAACTTTATAAATCTTCATTTAGCGAAGATTAA
- a CDS encoding ABC transporter ATP-binding protein, whose protein sequence is MFRLYKYLSKKHRWISAGSFLLTCIQVVSFLLISLFVGQIVGLISQSAFPDDKNVSIDILRITFTYASRKEAIKYLSIFFTIFLIIGTIGSLLAAILASYVSIAGAREIRNYLWNHLSKLSQKDLEVFTHAKIITRFTIDITRIQNGLISFLRSMVIGPFYLIFGLVFALLTNLNLSIIFAVLIPLLSITMIIAGAIIGPLFKKEQKMYDKINTESQENILGAKVIKSYNLEKIQLEKFEQANKNWGKISLKAWFSYNTTFNFISLFTNLATVFVVYISGINAKSITDELLFRQTIANVTTFTNYVMFITIGVLMVSFTIFTLARSKVSIKRVFEIIDKKPNIPFIQSDKKVTNGEIVFDHVSFRYFESSDKNVLDDISFSVKPGEILGIIGPTGSGKSTIARLINHDFKSISGNITIDNNKIEEIDSVSLHKNISLIYQNPTLLSGTIKSNLLLANPEASDEDILKASHNACAYSFISKFKNQFEHEVEQKGVNLSGGQKQRISIAQGIIRDPKILVLDDSTSALDYKTEAAVLENIKNEFAEKKISLVIITQKISSIAHADNILVLEHGKIIGSGKHDELINSNKLYREIAISQMGENHA, encoded by the coding sequence GTGTTTAGATTATATAAATATTTAAGTAAAAAACATCGCTGAATTTCAGCAGGATCTTTTCTGCTAACATGTATTCAAGTAGTTTCGTTTTTACTAATAAGTTTATTTGTCGGACAAATTGTTGGTTTAATTTCTCAAAGTGCATTTCCCGATGATAAAAATGTTTCAATTGATATTTTAAGAATTACTTTTACATATGCTAGTCGAAAAGAAGCAATTAAATATTTGTCCATTTTCTTTACTATCTTTTTAATTATTGGTACAATCGGAAGTTTGCTAGCTGCAATTTTGGCATCATATGTTTCGATAGCCGGAGCCAGAGAAATAAGAAATTATTTATGAAATCATTTGAGCAAATTATCCCAAAAAGATTTAGAAGTATTTACTCATGCTAAAATTATTACCCGTTTTACAATTGATATAACTAGAATTCAAAATGGATTAATATCATTTTTAAGAAGTATGGTCATTGGTCCCTTTTATTTAATTTTTGGATTAGTTTTTGCCTTGTTAACAAATTTAAATTTATCAATCATTTTCGCTGTACTAATTCCATTGCTAAGTATTACTATGATTATTGCCGGAGCTATTATTGGTCCATTATTTAAAAAAGAACAAAAAATGTATGACAAAATCAATACCGAATCACAAGAAAATATTCTTGGTGCTAAAGTTATCAAATCTTATAATTTAGAAAAAATTCAATTAGAAAAATTTGAACAAGCAAATAAAAATTGGGGAAAAATTAGTTTAAAAGCGTGATTCTCATATAATACAACTTTTAACTTTATTTCCTTATTCACAAATTTAGCCACAGTTTTTGTTGTATACATTTCTGGTATCAATGCTAAATCAATTACTGATGAATTACTATTTAGGCAAACTATTGCCAACGTTACAACTTTTACTAATTATGTTATGTTTATAACCATTGGTGTATTAATGGTTTCATTTACAATTTTTACTTTAGCCAGATCAAAAGTGTCAATTAAACGTGTTTTTGAAATTATTGATAAAAAACCGAATATTCCTTTTATTCAATCGGATAAAAAAGTTACAAATGGTGAAATAGTTTTTGATCATGTTTCGTTTCGCTATTTTGAGTCATCTGATAAAAATGTATTAGATGATATTTCTTTTTCAGTGAAACCTGGCGAAATTCTCGGAATCATTGGGCCTACCGGTTCTGGTAAAAGTACCATTGCTAGGTTAATAAATCACGATTTTAAAAGCATATCTGGGAATATTACAATCGATAACAATAAAATTGAAGAGATTGATAGTGTTTCTTTACATAAAAATATTTCACTTATCTATCAAAATCCAACCCTGTTAAGCGGAACAATTAAAAGTAATTTACTTCTAGCTAATCCTGAAGCTTCAGATGAAGATATATTAAAAGCTTCACATAATGCTTGCGCTTATAGTTTTATTTCAAAATTTAAAAATCAATTTGAACATGAAGTGGAACAAAAGGGTGTTAATTTATCCGGTGGTCAAAAACAAAGAATATCAATTGCTCAAGGAATAATTAGAGATCCTAAAATTCTTGTTTTAGATGATTCAACTTCTGCTCTTGACTATAAAACTGAAGCCGCTGTTTTGGAAAATATTAAAAATGAATTTGCTGAGAAAAAAATATCGCTAGTAATCATTACTCAAAAAATTTCTTCAATTGCCCATGCTGATAATATTTTAGTTTTAGAGCACGGCAAAATTATTGGCTCAGGTAAACACGATGAATTAATTAATTCTAATAAGTTATATCGAGAAATTGCCATTTCACAAATGGGGGAAAATCATGCTTAG